The segment ggtaaatagaccatttaaaaatggttaatggttaaggatgatgattcatccatggaaaataaaataaagaaaaggatgaaattggaaagtgaaaaaataaaagatgataattaattaaataatgaaaatatcatctttttcatcatctTTTCCAAAttattttcatggaaaccctatcTAAGAGAAAGTAGCTCAAGCAAACTTACTTTGATCAATTAGATTTGGATGGACCAAATttggagttagaacgaggaaaagagaaaatgtcagattagtagattttacgtacatgaACATTTGTCgatgtaagttcgtgtaactaaattttgtatatttatatgctttaattgaatgttgtgtatgtgaATTAAATAAATGTCATATACATGAAATTGGTTACATATTCGATAAAGCCCGATAAATATTAAATCtcatttgaataatgaaattcgatggatacaggatttcccaattggttgtggtcttgcatatgttgcgaaCACACCATAGCTCTTACAAGCATTCTGTTATAAGACCTCTCGAGCTTCTTATTACATGGTTCCtacgagcatcctgatcggtagtgatcctgcatgtgttgtggactaCCGCAGATCTTTGTGAGCGTCTTGTTATATGATTGATTGTGATCCTGCACATATTGCAGACATaaacgcagctctttgtgagcgtcttgttttatgatcggttgtgatcttgcatatgttgcagacacaaacgcagctctttgtgagcgtcctaatATAGTTCGCTTTAACTTTtcgatatatggctatccggagctcccgattaatggctcttcgtgagcttctcgtttaaaggctctttgtgagcttcttgATTAAAAGTTATTTGTGAACTTCCTGATTATGACTCTTTTAAACTTCTTGTTATATAACCCAGATAAGCTTCCTGATAGGCTCTTTGTGAGTTTCCCGATTGATGGCTAtttgtgagcttcctgttatatggctcaaGAGAGAATTTCCCGATTATGTGTTTTAATGAACACTCCCGAATATAAATTGACGGATTGCTAATTTGTACATTTTGAGTGTACTACTTGGGTAccatcaatatttcaaataaaattcaaCGAGTAAAATCCtaacatgagaaaatatgaacacGAAATGAATTATTACACGTATCTACTTGAACATGAAAATGATAatacatgatatatggaaatatgagatAATGCTGTATGaacatggaatttatttgataaatatgtTCACCTATGATTATATATTTGTATACCTCTATTGTATTACCCGTGTAACCATCGACATTTTCAATTGATTTAATGGGCAAAGTTTCAACATGAAATAGTCTGAACttgagatgaattattatgaacatgtacttgaaatacaaggatatgatttgtatatgttatatgaatacatgatgtggaaagtatatgtacatggaaatttaattattgttgagcccatacatgtttcttgatatttatatgaaatatatgattaacaagggtgatgaggatatgtgttaggGCTCGTGATCAAGTTGATTGAATGTGCCTTGTatgtttatattgaatttaaatgagtggtaagttaattaccatgttatatgaacttactaagcatttcatgcttactttgttttattttcccctattctATAGTAATTCGgaggctcgttggattggaagcttggcggaggtcactcacactatccatcagcccatttcgatatatatatggtaaatcaattatggttataatggcatgtacaggTTAATTGGCCAATATCGGCATATAAATGCTTTaattgtaactagccattggaatggcttgtgatgGATATGTTTGGTATGTGTTTGACATTGgttaattgatagaaattatattggcatattgatgattgaattaaattagcatatttgataagatatgcatatatgtgaacTTGGTAATTTAAGTAGGTGTGTATACTTGATTATATGAGGTATTATATCATGTATAAGACTTGATATTGAGTTGGGTTAAATAACCTATAATAGCTTGTGAATGTGTTAAAGTGTTGGTGTAGGAGAATGACAAAATGgagtgagaaatatggcttggaaaatagcctattttcgtccatacaagtagagacatgggcgtgtgtctcagccgtgtgtgacacacgacctagcacgTGGGCATGTGACATGGCCGTATATCCCCtacatctttaaaattttaaaatagaatgcCTAAGTATttacacacggcctgaccacactgGTGTATGAcccctgcacctaggaaaaattttgagattttacgaaaaattctctaagtaccCAGTTTAGTCCTAGCtcgtttctaatgcatgttttggacctcaaGGGTTTATATAAGGGACTTTTTGTTTGATTTCTAATATGAATACTATATAAAATGAAATATCTGTTTACTTGATCTGTATATTTCgataatacttcgtaaccctgttttagcgacggatacgggttaggggtgttacatatcattTACCATTTAattaggctatgaattccactattgtagaATCAAGCTACACATTGCAGAAGTCATATACTAAATGCACCAGCTTTCGATTccttatttatataaatttaggTTTTTACTTACATGAAAGTATATGAGTCATGCATACACAATCCATCACACACTCAGGATTAATGCATGCCACACTATAAATGTCagaagtgaataaatctataaatgagtctaggatctattctacttaggTCCTATCTGATGTATTATCAGTTCAGTTTGTCAAATTTATGTCTTTATCTACTAGGAGTCAGAAGCGAATAAAATTTTCAAGTcaagttaacgaatcctattatttatactcaatgttatGTTTACATAGAccaattatttaactagtagataaTATAATTTACTTAATAATTACATGTAAAGAATTATTCTAGGCGTGCAAAGTAACTATACATAACGTTGCAAGACGATCATTGTGGCCATAATTCGAGTCAACTGCATAAACTATTACACTACACACATAATTATAGTTACATAGTGCATAATTATACATCAAGAACTATCTGCATAATTATACATCAAGAATTATCCTATATACAAGATAACAAAATGATATACAAAAAGTATGATATAAGAATTCAGGAAGGAAAGGAAGTGTACAGGCAAAGTAAGGCTGATAGGTTAATGATTTTGATTTTTAACTTTTGAAAAGGTAAACATTTATTAAAACGACATAGTTTTactttttttattcaaattttcggataacttgaattatgtaattcatatttgagttatacaaaaaaaataatttttatttgagttggtccgaataactcgattaactaaaattatttaattcaaaatttaaaattttattatatttttaaatcgaATCAAATTTTACTTACTCTTAATATATGAATCAACTCGATGTCTCatacaattttattattataaaaattttctTATTAGGGCATATAGATTTTATCTTATCTAATCTTAGTGTCTGAGTTGTCATGGTTGTCTACTTTAACTTTCCCAATCTAAATCAAATTGGTAGACAGAAAAACAAAGGCGGTGCAAAATGCAAATCCAATGCAAGGCTTCTCTCTCCCGGCCAAAAGGATTTCCGTATTTGTCAAATTTCTTCGTCAATAATCTCTCTCATGGTGGATGTGTGGACCCTACTTTACCTCCAACCAGCGGCGCCATTAGTCTTTACTTGGTTTCAAAGTTCACCCACCCcccttttctctctctttctatctCAATCATCCCCCATCCCctcatttatattatttattattctccCCTATGAACTACTTCAACCTTCCAAAACCCTTATCGTCTTTCTCTCTCAAATCTCAGCCCCCATCTTTCTTGCTCCTTCCCATATCCCCTTgttctttttcttcaattttaaaaaacaaacaacttcaatttttatttttattttattacgaaATTCTACTTATTGAAaaaattatttgtttttttattatctttatacgcaaatatatataaaaatccatttacaaacatGAAAGGTGAATATTTAGAATCCAAAAATCAGAACCCCAATAACATGTTCTCAAAGCTCCACCACCACCAGCACCACCCTCATCAACATCAACATCAACCCCAacaccaaactcaccctttttctcATCACTTCCAACTCTCTCGTGATTCTCAGACTCCCGACTCTGATGACACTACCCATACCCCTCCCAAAGATCTTACCACCAACCACAGCCCTTCTCTCCCCAGTGGTGGTGGCAACGGCGGTGCTTCTCGTGGTGGTGCCAACAGTGGCGACGGTGCTAGCATCGAAATCGTTCGTAGACCCAGAGGTCGTCCTCCGGGCTCGAAGAATAAGCCGAAGCCGCCTGTCATCATCACTCACGAGCCCGACCCTGCGATGAGTCCTTACATTCTCGAAATCCCCGGAGGGAACGACATCGTCGAAGCTATCTCCCGGTTCTCTCGTCGCAAGAACATTGGAATCTGCGTGCTCACGGGATCTGGGACCGTTTCTAACGTGACGCTCCGTCAACCTTCTTCAGCAACTCCGGGAGCTatcttaactttccaaggcagattcgacatcttgtccCTCTCCGCCACGTTCCTATCCCAAACGACGTCGTGTCATGTGCCCAACACGTTCTCCATCTCTTTGGCTGGTCCTCAAGGCCAGATCTTTGGTGGGTTCGTAGCTGGCTCGTTGGTAGCAGCGGGCAACGTGTTTATAGTGGCTGCTACGTTCAACAACCCTTCGTACCATCGGTTACCCGTTGAAGAAGAAGCGAGAAACGCGGTGTCGTCTGGTGGTGCCGGTGGACAGTCCCCACCTTTATCCGGTGGCGGCGGGGATAGTAGTCACGGCGGTGGGGCAGATTCTTGTGGGGTTTCGATGTACAACAGTCACATGGGTGGTTCAGATGTCATTTGGGCTCCAACAGCTAGACCACCACGACCGCCTTACTAATGACTTACAAGTTTTTTTAGCTTTTTCAGctttctattttaaaaaaaaatttcatctcTGAAAGCACTGTGAATTAATGGAGGTTTAGAATTTTTTTCACCCCTTTTATGAGTTATGTAGTTTCCTGTACTTTCGTTCCATCAAATGATCCTTAATTAtgtttgtttaattttaattattgcaTTGCTAATTGATCAATTATTCTTTCTTTCACTTGGGAAAAAAAAATCCAGCTTCTAAGAAACTGAAGAAGTAAAGACAGGATCTTTGCTTTTCGATTCAACTAAAGGCAAATGTAGAAAATCTTGATATAATATCTATCGTACGTCAAAAACGGAAAAACCCAACTTTTTAATCTCGTTAAAACTCGAAAGGTTTTTGTTTTTAATGTGTGTTGGTTTGAATGAGTTATTACATGTTAGATATGTGTTGTTTTTAATGGATAAAAAGGGAGAAGCTTAGCTTTGAAGTTTCAAATTTTATCATGCAAATGTCTGAAAGGAGCAGAGAAGCAGCGCTGGGAAAAAGATAATGCTGATCATATATCTGATTCATCAGCTTCTTCATATAGATAAAAGCGTATGGCAGAAGAAAACATGGCTAGGGTTATGCCTGCCAGTTAAAAATATATGGGAGTCTGCTTTTATCCAATGCCATCTCGAAAGCTCTTTAAGTCTTATTCCACTTtagtaaattataaattttttatttcctTTCGTTCTATTTATATCAGATGATATATTATAGGTGTACTTTGATTTGTCTTTTTCTAATTtgtatatctttttttttttttatgggaAAAAAGAAGACAATGATGAAAGCAAAGATTAGGGGTTGGGGTtggaaagtaaataaataaataagtttgATTGTGGAGCAGCTGCTGCTGCCTACTGGGCAACTGCTTTATTCACCCAAATGAGTTAAATGACAAGTGTGTTTGGCTCTGAAGGGTCATATTCCATGGAGATAAGACATTCATTGCCTGATCCTGTCatctttttatttatatatatatattctctctTCAACCCGAAAatctaaattatatttatattctttttgAAATTCATATCATTTACGTTGAATAAGACTCAAAATAAGCTATTAACATTctcaatttatttatttgtcATTTTCAGCCTAAACTACGTTAAATTTAGATTACAAAACCGATaagtatattaaaaatttatttattatattctgTTTAATATTTCCATAACTTGTTTTGTTATtataattacttttttttatctCTATTTTAAGTTGTTTGAGGTTGTCTTAATAATGTTATTTCTAAAGTTTAAACTtatattctatttttaaatttataatatattttactattatactCAATTTTTTCAATTATAATTTGCCCTTTTAATTGAATTTTCCTTGAAAAGAATTTTGGCATTAATAATAAGATTTATATTAAACTCACTGATAgtgaaattttatatattttaattaattaaataatgataTAAAATGACTTGTTGTTTACCTCTTAATAGAGCACCTATGATAATTACCTACGATcaaataatgatatataaaatgatttaaaataaatactCATCATTTTCTCTACTTCCAAAAGGGTGAATATTCGGTTAAATCGAGTTGAATTAAGTGAAAATTCGACTTAATAAATTTGATGAGTcgatgatttttattttaacatcttaaattgatttgaattttttcaaattaaatcgAGTGAATCAAAATtcaagtaaaatttaaaaataaacagGTTAAATTGAAGTATTGTTGGTAGTATGACTAAATTCCTAGCTAGAGCACGTAAatttgaaagtatatatatatatatatatatatatatatatatatatatatatatatatatatatgtgtgtgtgtgtgtgaagtctttcaaagcaaaataagataaaaacaatataatttaatatgataAACTTAATTTGATAATGTACTTGTTTAAGGCCTTAATTATCaacttcaatttttaaaattaattttatgtaaattttaagatttgttaagaattttgtatatttatatattttttcacaaaatttggatattttattattattttttaaattttttaaaagaggtttgctcattttcaaaattaataaggaCTCAAGGAATATTTGCATCAATTTATtacttaagttattaaaattgtaaaattcaacttaacttaaattaaaaaataaaattacttcctcgaatcaattaaaatttagaaTAACTTAAATAATCCATCTAAtcaatttaaaattgaaaaatatttttcaaatcgaataaattgttaGTGACCTCGACCGTTAATTTACGCATTCAATTTATcttgtaaaccctaaaatatatAAGAAGAAATGTTAGAcattatcaaaataatattttaaaaatcataaatttcacATCTTAAACAACTTTACtatatgatttaaaattttaaatcatatttattatttatattcgaGGTTTATAGCTATCTTCCTTAGTgatattattttcaaatttttaactcTAGTATCTTATTATGATTATAATGTGTTTTAGTATCTTGCACCCAACATTTATCGATTattttaaaagagattttattatatgaataattatcttaaataaaattctttaataacaatttattataatttttttctttaacataaacttttctttaaaagtttaaattttttcaatttaaatatTACTCCCGactcgaataggactatacttaaATCATAGAACAAATAAAGATAGCAATAATTCTTGAAGGTTAACTCTAATTCCAACCTATGactctcttcccacaacttaattagcAAATATAATACTAACAAAACAAAAAAGGATTAGAAGGAGGACAGATAAATccatatttctatttttttttttagaagttAAAAAGGGTAGCTTTCGGGCCCCTCAGCCAaatgaatatttatttttatttttggtagaACACCAATCTTCTAGAGCGGTCTAATTCGCGTCTCATTAAGTTTGGTGTGAGACAAGTTGTgtattttaacataaaaaaaatattcaagatgactgaaattaaaaaatatttatccaAACACCATAACATGCCCCATACTTGATGGTAAATATGATCCGAATTTAGTATTTGTAAGATAGTGAAAATTTGAGAGAGGGGTGATTAATATCAACTACAAAATCTACATAGATTTTGTAGCCGTATACAGATATTGTTAGAGGGGGTAGTGTGGGTGGTACACAGCAGATATATGGTGTACTTTTTATCAAACACCTAATAGTTGACGAAATTATTAATTAGGGGAGATGGATACAAATTAAATAATTACCTACCTTATCTCTCTCTTTGTTTCTTTATGCACCCGAGTTTGGAGGTACATCATCTTAATTTACTCCATCAGGGATTTGTAGCTCAACTATTCAATTTCGAGTTTTTACATTACATAATTATATCATGTGGGTTTTAATtctgattattttttatttttgttccttTGTATTCtgcaataatttaattatattttctaATTGTTTGGgacttaaatatatttttatttttatttatacaaTGTTCTTTCTTCCAAATTAAAATTAGGATAAATTGTGTTATATACATTTCtatatgtttttatattatttttcaatataaatttaatttttaatatttttacttttattaattttatttttatttttaagttaaagttgacaattaaccttttaaaaaatctaatcattttcttaaccaaaatgttgactaaaatattaattttaaatagtttACGTGTATTTCATGATAACATGACATGACATTATTTGTCTTATTACCAATagtaaaaaatcataaaaaatatgaAATACACACGATTTGTTATATAGGtcatcatgtttaaaaatttaacattttattagtattttcGTTAAAAAAATAACAATTCAACTCTCTTTTAAAGCTTGgtaattaaatttgattatttttaaaatgatgaaaaataaaatttaactaaaaaaatcaaattgacaaaaaatataaaactaaatttATCGTTAAAATGTATGATATTATATAATCTTTCAAAACTTTCTTGGCGTCTTTGTTTGTTGTGTTAATTTATTATTGAAAAATTgattctttcttttcttgttcTTGAAGAAAATAGTTAATGAAAAATGGGTATAGAGACTATCACTACAGTAGTTGGGGGATTCAACTCATAataattcttcttcttcttcttcttttgacTTAAAAAAACAAacagaaatggaaatggaaatggaatgTGTTttgtattaatggaggaagttcCAAGGAATGGGATTGTATCAGTTAACTTGCCTTATCTTGCTGTTGCTGACATAGCCCACTATAATCCGTAAAAATGGTAATACAATTGTTTAAATTTGTATTTGATGCATACATTGCAATGAAAATCATGAATAAGTTAAAAAAgtgaatataaatattatattattttaacatgTGACATTCGGTATGAATCTTATGTTTTTTTAATACAAGTAAAAGCTATATTTATAGCGGATGTCTTACTTTAATTGACGTGGTTTAGCTGCTTAAGCATTATGGGTAAGCTTAAAATTGATATTGTTAAGCAAATTATATATATTGGCCTCCAACAAGTTCGCCTCCTATTTCGTGCACTAActttttaatcaaattaaaggaaataataataatcaaacaTGAAATGgaatgtggtaatgggaatgtcttgggaatttcatattttcattaccAAGTGGGGAGACCAGTGTGGCCAATGCCATGAGGGTAAAGTcgtgttttattttatttgtttccaAGTTGGCTGGCAAATGAGAAAAACTAAGAGCCAACCAATCTGTGAATGAAAACCCACAATCTCTTCATACCATGGCGCCACTTTCTTTGACCATTTCTCCCCACTCCATACTCTTACTTATCATTACCACACGACCATCTTCATTTTCTTGCCCTACGGTACTTTCATTTTCCTtacataaatttatttattttttactcaATGCATTTAACTTTCATCATTTTACGTGGTTGTTCAGATTTGACTTAATTTCCCTTCTGTCGGGGGTCTTTATTGTGTAATAAGATTTGCAAAATCCAGATTTGTCttgctggttttttttttttttgttttttttagttTAACAACAAATTAATACGCCGTTTATTCTGTTTAGAATACATTGCTTCATTTTGGATGCCAATACCATCAAAAATCAAGGGACAAATTGATATCACAAGGAAAACATTTGGGGACACCAAATTCACTTTAAAATGACTACTAAAATTCTGAAACTTGaaaacctttttctttttttccctttatACCTTAAATCTTACACGCCCCAAACATaacaattacataaaataattaaagactAGCATGAACCCAAAAAGGACGCTCAAATCAGCTGCTTTGCCTAAGGTTCTAAGCTTGTTTGACGGCAAGATCAAGACAGGCATCTACAATTGCCTTTCAGCCGAAAAGAAGACATTTGAACAGACATAAAATGGATGACAAAGATATATATCTTTTACACAAGATTTCCATCCTTTGCCCCGACATTCTCCGAAACATAAGGGGATTCAAAGAGGCTAGTGGGTGCAgaataactttttttttctttccggGGAAAAAAAAAGGCCATATGAAAACGATGTAAAGAAAGCAATGCAAAGTGGAATGCATGGAGTACTATTATGTGAACATGAAAACAGGGCATGGATGTGGAAGAGGGGCGATGAAGATTTGTTTGTGAAATTTggtgattttgatttgtttgtgaAATTTGGTGATTTTCCTTAGGGTCCCATGTTACCTTCGACTTGTTAGGAGATTTTCACTGAAGAAGGACATATACTTGATCGAATGCATGCATGCGATTGGCAGTGGACTTCTCGATGGTAGAATTTTAGTAGCTTTCATTGTCGGCCAGAATAAGCTAATCACAAAACCCACCACTTGCTCCGCCTTGTTTCTGGTGTTTCTTAATCATTAAGACGTCCAACACTGGCATGCAGCAAGCCAAGCTAGCACACAGGAAAAAGAAAAACCACTTCGTAGCAGATCGATGACAACGAACCTAGAGCATTTGGGACGCTACTGGACTTAAAAACAAACTTGGAAAGTCAAACCTGCGTTCTTTGTTTTTCTATTCAGAACGTAATTTCAACGACATTACATTAGGTCTTGATTTCAATGTTTTCTTTTTTGTATTTGTGAAATTAAGATGATATggataatttttttgaatttcttCCAaagttttattaatataaatatagtaTAATTACGAATATAagatatacaaaaatatatgtacAATCAattataatatatagatcaatCAATAcggataaaaaataaaataaaaattgaattaatttaaaaaagtCCATATAAAACTCACACAAAATATATACACGTGATAAAGAAAAACTCCTACATCACAACAGCAAAGAATGATTATGTCTAATATAAGTTTTGGTTTCAAATTCCCACTTCCCTTTTTCTTTCAACTTTGTCCTCGGCACATAAAATTTGACTTTAACAACGTATAGATGACCATGTTTCGATAACTTCGGACACGAGTTTTTCTTTGGCATATAGCTTGACAAATGAATCTGAAATGTATACTTTTCGATAATCGTCAAAACTCATTACGTCTCTCAAGTGTTGTTGGCATATTATGAATTACTAGGGAAAGTTCTTGCAAGTATTGATTAGCCTTTTCCAAAGCGAAGTTGTAATGCGACAAAACGCGCACAGTTGGTCTTCATCTCTCGATACACCTTCTCGTGTTTTCCACAAAACAAAGCCGACAACTATAGATCGATGTTAATTCAAATTTGTTTAAGTAGATTTGATGTCCGGCTTAATCTTCCACCGCAATGAAATTACGTTGCTATCACTTTATCTAGTAATtagatttaaatataattatttgtaaataaatatatatggtATTTATAATCATTGTAATTAGTAATTTATATTGAATCGAGTGTAATTAAAACAtattatttgtttcaattaaatatttaaatttgagtTTTATCATGTATAATTATGATTTGTGGATTTTCGTTTTACTCTGTGTGTATGCTATATACATGTGAGTTTTGTCTGATTCTTCGTATGTTGTGCGTTTTATACTAATTTGATTctacattataatatatatttatacttgCATTGTACTTACGAATGTACTATATTTATAATAGTAAAACTCTCTGACAAAATTCTTTCCTTCAATTCTTATGAAAGAGTGAAAATTAGAGAAATCAAGCaagataataatatttttattttttatttttaagatttaattacactTAATCCATCAAATccgataaaaaaattaaaattttgagaaaagtaTGTGATTACTATTCTAACTAGTATTTGATGCAAAATTATATAAACTAAAAATCATAATGGATCTGTTTTTAATTCAAAATTGTATTTGTTGATTATTTTAACCATTGTAGAGAGTGAAAACCTTAACCTATTGTTAGGTCTAACAGCTTTTGGGTTTATTGCTTTTATGCATGATATACAAAGAAAGATATCTTGAATAAGGGTATGCATTTGTTGCTTTATGCGTGATATTTAAAGATAAATTTCTAGAAATAAAAAGTTATTGAGTTATcaataaaatattagtttcaTCTTTGATTTTAAAAGGGTAATAAAGTTGATTGAATTTTAATTCGATTGGTATGagtattgttgtcaatgtagGAAAACATGCGTTCAAGTGTGCTGAAGCGCATAAATTATGGGAGCTCTGTGTCCAAAAATACAGATATGACTAAAATATATAatgaaattgttaaaaaaatatttatacaatGAAAATCAAGATAAAGTAGAAAAAAAggtcctttttctttacaaacccATGTAGAATAATTATTTGTTCATGACTTgaagtaaaagaaataaaatctttttaGTGGTTTCATTAAATATGAATCTATCTATTTTCTGTTTGCTGTGATTTTTTTATCATAAACTTTAAACTAAttgaataatttttaaaagataagaAATACTTTATTTTGTTGACCgtgtaaaaaaaaagtaaaacgaTCTTAGATTTAACTGAAATTCAAAGTATTTGTAAATATCTATTTGTTCTCATTATACTATACAAATATCTTGCCATAAATCAGATAGATGGTATTCACACTACTAATAAACTTCAGTTAAAATTCCTTTTATGAATTTAAATGTTTAGTCATAATATTTAGGGTAAATTATACCAACAGTC is part of the Gossypium arboreum isolate Shixiya-1 chromosome 5, ASM2569848v2, whole genome shotgun sequence genome and harbors:
- the LOC108450189 gene encoding AT-hook motif nuclear-localized protein 17-like, giving the protein MKGEYLESKNQNPNNMFSKLHHHQHHPHQHQHQPQHQTHPFSHHFQLSRDSQTPDSDDTTHTPPKDLTTNHSPSLPSGGGNGGASRGGANSGDGASIEIVRRPRGRPPGSKNKPKPPVIITHEPDPAMSPYILEIPGGNDIVEAISRFSRRKNIGICVLTGSGTVSNVTLRQPSSATPGAILTFQGRFDILSLSATFLSQTTSCHVPNTFSISLAGPQGQIFGGFVAGSLVAAGNVFIVAATFNNPSYHRLPVEEEARNAVSSGGAGGQSPPLSGGGGDSSHGGGADSCGVSMYNSHMGGSDVIWAPTARPPRPPY